The Syngnathus typhle isolate RoL2023-S1 ecotype Sweden linkage group LG1, RoL_Styp_1.0, whole genome shotgun sequence genome includes a window with the following:
- the LOC133160621 gene encoding forkhead box protein N2-like, with product MMENLCHTLAPLCPCPAAFGGPFSSSCHMTSLPLSPISFPPSPTTAESLPSSSSSSSSSYCSPLSKCMVSQHLECPPGTWDQDDLTCLSWLHQRGNLLPLQPIPKVTLPQTREESIRDPASAKPPYSFSSLIFMAIEDSTDKRLPVKDIYGWIVDKFPYYKTASAGWRNSVRHNLSLSKSFCRMDRDKSQSAGKGSLWRVNPDHRTSLLEVLRKTHAYHSNSSSLISKPALLEGVDYGVSVVCDSMEMSDCLPHTLMLSLPSPHSPSQDNPAFSDHPDFPLTPEHEELVAIEPVEYQAEDLGGDLDKDPLGDSGYIELHYYQSPEYQYLVLPDDTELDLETVEILQLDAEAQEAAGSLLDLAGSGYQ from the exons ATGATGGAGAACCTGTGCCACACCCTGGCGCCATTATGCCCTTGTCCTGCTGCTTTTGGGGGCCCTTTCTCCTCCTCTTGCCACATGACTTCCCTTCCCCTGTCACCCATCTCCTTCCCGCCGTCACCGACCACAGCTGAGTCgctcccatcttcctcctcttcttcctcctcctcctactgCTCCCCGCTTTCTAAATGCATGGTGTCCCAACATCTGGAGTGTCCCCCGGGCACGTGGGACCAGGATGACCTGACGTGCCTCAGCTGGTTACACCAACGGGGCAACCTTCTCCCACTCCAGCCGATTCCTAAAGTGACGCTGCCTCAGACCCGGGAGGAATCCATACGGGACCCCGCTTCAGCCAAGCCGCCGTACTCCTTCAGTAGCCTGATTTTCATGGCCATAGaggactcaacggacaagaggcTGCCGGTGAAGGACATTTACGGCTGGATTGTGGACAAGTTTCCCTACTACAAGACGGCCAGCGCAGGGTGGAGGAACTCGGTCAGGCACAAtctgtccttgagcaagagCTTCTGCCGCATGGATAGGGACAAAAGTCAG TCGGCAGGGAAAGGATCTCTGTGGCGCGTGAATCCAGATCATCGAACGTCGCTGTTGGAAGTTCTTCGGAAGACGCACGCCTaccacagcaacagcagcagcctcATAAGCAAACCTGCCTT GTTGGAAGGCGTGGACTATGGCGTGTCTGTAGTGTGCGACTCCATGGAAATGTCAG ATTGCCTCCCTCACACCCTGATGCTGTCGCTGCCGTCGCCCCACAGCCCCAGCCAGGATAATCCCGCTTTCTCCGACCACCCGGATTTCCCCTTGACACCGGAGCACGAGGAGTTGGTGGCCATCGAGCCAGTGGAATACCAAGCGGAGGATCTGGGCGGGGATTTGGACAAAGACCCACTGGGCGACAGCGGCTACATCGAGCTGCACTACTACCAGTCCCCCGAGTACCAGTATCTGGTCTTGCCCGACGACACTGAGCTGGACCTGGAGACGGTGGAGATTCTGCAGCTGGACGCCGAGGCGCAGGAGGCGGCCGGCTCGCTGCTGGATTTAGCAGGGAGCGGATATCAATAG
- the LOC133154527 gene encoding atlastin-3-like, giving the protein MGSKPGPVQIVTVCKEDHSFTLDEEALERVLLTPTVRDKNVVVLSVAGAFRKGKSFLLDFMLRYMYRKGDENWLGNDDEPLTGFSWRGGSEPETTGIQIWSEVFPIQKSDGSEVAVMLMDTQGAFDNRSTVKDCATIFALSTMTSSIQIYNLSQNIQEDDLQHLQLFTEYGRLALDEIFLKPFQSLMFLIRDWSFPYEYTYGFKGGNEFLEKRLQVKEAQHEELQTVREHIHSCFTNISCFLLPHPGLRVATSPTFEGQLNAVAPEFKEQLKILIPDLLHPDNLAEKEINGNKVTCRGLLEYFKAYIKIYQGEDFPRE; this is encoded by the exons ATGGGGAGCAAACCGGGCCCAGTTCAGATAGTGACGGTGTGCAAGGAGGATCACTCCTTTACGCTGGACGAGGAAGCGCTCGAGCGCGTCCTCTTGACCCCGACCGTGCGAGACAAAAATGTGGTGGTGCTTTCGGTGGCCGGCGCCTTCAGGAAGGGCAAGAGCTTCCTGCTCGACTTCATGTTGCGATACATGTACAGAAAG GGTGACGAAAACTGGCTGGGTAACGACGACGAGCCCCTGACGGGATTCTCCTGGCGAGGTGGCTCGGAACCGGAGACGACCGGCATCCAGATCTGGAGCGAGGTCTTCCCCATCCAGAAAAGTGATGGAAGCGAG GTGGCAGTAATGCTTATGGACACTCAGGGAGCTTTTGATAACCGGTCCACAGTGAAAGACTGTGCCACCATCTTTGCCCTCAGCACCATGACCAGCTCCATTCAG ATTTACAATTTGTCCCAGAACATCCAAGAAGATGACCTGCAGCACCTACAG CTTTTCACCGAGTACGGCCGGCTGGCCTTGGATGAAATCTTCCTGAAGCCTTTCCAG TCCTTGATGTTCCTCATCCGCGACTGGAGCTTCCCCTACGAGTACACGTACGGCTTTAAAGGAGGCAACGAATTCCTGGAGAAACGATTACAG GTCAAGGAGGCCCAGCACGAGGAGCTGCAAACGGTGAGGGAGCACATCCACTCCTGCTTCACCAACATTTCCTGCTTCCTGCTGCCACACCCTGGTTTGAGAGTTGCCACCAGCCCGACTTTTGAAGGACAACTTAATG CGGTGGCACCAGAGTTCAAAGAGCAGCTGAAGATTTTGATCCCCGATCTCCTGCATCCCGACAACCTGGCCGAGAAGGAGATCAATGGAAACAAAGTCAcctgcagaggcctgctggagtaCTTCAAG GCTTACATCAAGATTTACCAGGGAGAggactt CCCCCGAGAATGA
- the LOC133158822 gene encoding atlastin-3-like: MGSKPGPVQIVTVCKEDHSFTLDEEALERVLLTPTVRDKNVVVLSVAGAFRKGKSFLLDFMLRYMYRKGDENWLGNDDEPLTGFSWRGGSEPETTGIQIWSEVFPIQKSDGSEVAVMLMDTQGAFDNQSTVKDCATIFALSTMTSSIQIYNLSRNIQENDLQQLQVFTEYGRLALDEIFLKPFQSLMFLIRDWSFPYEYTYGFKGGNEFLEKRLQVKEAQHEELQTVREHIHSCFTNISCFLLPHPGLRVATSPTFEGQLNAVAPEFKEQLKILIPDLLHPDNLAEKEINGNKVTCRGLLEYFKAYIKIYQGEDLPQPKTMLMATAEANNLAAVAASKDQYYRNMEKMCGGDLPYVSPESLEEKHQFYFKEALFSFSSTKKMGGQEFCDRYQEQLEKELVEMWESFTKHNEVSNISCAR, encoded by the exons ATGGGGAGCAAACCGGGCCCAGTTCAGATAGTGACGGTGTGCAAGGAGGATCACTCCTTTACGCTGGACGAGGAAGCGCTCGAGCGCGTCCTCTTGACCCCGACCGTGCGAGACAAAAATGTGGTGGTGCTTTCGGTGGCCGGCGCCTTCAGGAAGGGCAAGAGCTTCCTGCTCGACTTCATGTTGCGATACATGTACAGAAAG GGTGACGAAAACTGGCTGGGTAACGACGACGAGCCCCTGACGGGATTCTCCTGGCGAGGTGGCTCGGAACCGGAGACGACCGGCATCCAGATCTGGAGCGAGGTCTTCCCCATCCAGAAAAGTGATGGAAGCGAG GTGGCAGTAATGCTTATGGACACTCAGGGAGCTTTTGATAACCAGTCCACAGTGAAAGACTGTGCCACCATCTTTGCCCTCAGCACCATGACCAGCTCCATTCAG ATTTACAATTTGTCCCGGAACATCCAAGAAAATGACCTGCAGCAGCTACAG GTTTTCACCGAGTACGGCCGGCTGGCCTTGGATGAAATCTTCCTGAAGCCTTTCCAG TCCTTGATGTTCCTCATCCGCGACTGGAGCTTCCCCTACGAGTACACGTACGGCTTTAAAGGAGGCAATGAATTCCTGGAGAAACGATTACAG GTCAAGGAGGCCCAGCACGAGGAGCTGCAAACGGTGAGGGAGCACATCCACTCCTGCTTCACCAACATTTCCTGCTTCCTGCTGCCACACCCTGGTTTGAGAGTTGCCACCAGCCCGACTTTTGAAGGACAACTTAATG CGGTGGCACCAGAGTTCAAAGAGCAGCTGAAGATTTTGATCCCCGATCTCCTGCATCCCGACAACCTGGCCGAGAAGGAGATCAATGGAAACAAAGTCAcctgcagaggcctgctggagtaCTTCAAG GCTTACATCAAGATTTACCAGGGAGAGGACTTGCCCCAGCCAAAGACTATGCTCATG GCGACAGCGGAGGCCAACAACCTGGCAGCCGTGGCGGCGAGTAAAGATCAGTATTACAGGAACATGGAGAAG ATGTGTGGCGGAGACCTGCCCTATGTGTCTCCTGAGTCACTGGAGGAGAAGCACCAATTTTACTTCAAGGAGGctctcttctccttctcctccaccaAGAAGATGGGCGGCCAGGAGTTTTGCGACCGCTACCAAGAGCAGCTGGAGAAGGAGCTGGTGGAGATGTGGGAGTCGTTCACCAAGCACAACGAGGTCAGCAACATTAGTTGCGCACGTTAG